A portion of the Lolium rigidum isolate FL_2022 chromosome 1, APGP_CSIRO_Lrig_0.1, whole genome shotgun sequence genome contains these proteins:
- the LOC124657815 gene encoding uncharacterized protein LOC124657815: protein MAAARTRPLVIAAVIMAVAMVSTGGGVRADDPYQVLEAHGLPRGVLPLGAVDYHLDPVSGQFDVTLPSQCDVTAGSRTVRYEASVSGTINNDTLSDLNGVAVDFVFWIPISSVRKDGADLIFTAGPARESFPIRPRRADPPRSDLEERERAFAAGGGPYVDPDELARREDKRKAADIDRELSELKARKNSRISGSASTSAHGDKKGGTRENGVKTDKGNYLKVSWEGGADYYTAAKLEDIFKQFGKVEDIVIKTKKSRNRGSAIVVMASKEAAKTALKNHSVYNVFPVPLMVAPVEESGPAFATPPSEPPRAINIDGTGFVDMEASVFRKLQEAHKRKQCG, encoded by the exons ATGGCTGCAGCACGCACCCGCCCGCTTGTGATCGCCGCCGTCATCATGGCGGTGGCCATGGTTTCCACCGGCGGCGGAGTTCGCGCCGACGACCCGTACCAGGTCCTGGAGGCCCACGGCCTGCCGAGAGGCGTGCTACCTCTGGGAGCGGTCGACTACCACCTGGACCCGGTGAGTGGCCAGTTCGACGTCACCCTCCCGTCGCAGTGCGACGTCACTGCGGGCTCACGTACCGTAAGGTACGAGGCGAGCGTCTCCGGTACGATCAACAACGACACCCTCTCAGATCTCAACGGCGTCGCCGTGGACTTCGTCTTCTGGATCCCGATATCTTCAGTCAGGAAGGACGGCGCCGATCTCATCTTCACGGCAGGGCCAGCCCGGGAATCATTCCCG ATCCGCCCTCGACGCGCCGACCCTCCCCGGTCCGACCTcgaggagcgcgagcgcgccttcGCCGCCGGCGGGGGCCCGTACGTCGACCCCGACGAGCTCGCCAGGCGCGAGGACAAGCGCAAGGCCGCCGACATCGACCGCGAGCTCAGCGAGTTGAAGGCCAGGAAGAACTCGCGCATCTCCGGATCTGCTTCGACCTCG GCACATGGAGACAAGAAGGGTGGAACTCGAGAGAACGGAGTAAAAACTGACAAGGGGAATTATTTGAAGGTTTCATGGGAAGGTGGAGCAGATTACTATACTGCTGCAAAGTTGGAGGACATCTTTAAGCAATTCGGCAAGGTTGAAGACATTGTGATCAAGACCAAAAAATCAAGGAACAGGGGTTCAGCAATTGTTGTCATGGCTTCTAAAGAGGCAGCA AAAACCGCACTGAAGAACCATTCTGTGTACAATGTCTTCCCGGTCCCATTAATGGTTGCTCCTGTTGAAGAATCGGGTCCAGCGTTCGCAACTCCACCATCTGAACCACCGAGGGCGATCAACATTGATGGAACTGGATTCGTTGATATGGAAGCGTCGGTATTCCGGAAACTTCAAGAG GCCCATAAGAGGAAGCAATGTGGATAA